A genomic window from Pelodiscus sinensis isolate JC-2024 unplaced genomic scaffold, ASM4963464v1 ctg143, whole genome shotgun sequence includes:
- the PNP gene encoding purine nucleoside phosphorylase isoform X1 gives MEPAAAARGSGYTYEQYKETADWLLAHTHHRPSLAIICGSGLGGLADLLKDPVTFNYKDIPNFPQSTVAGHAGQLVFGTLAGVTCLVMNGRFHMYEGYPLWKVTFPVRIFCLLGAKSLIVTNAAGGLNPGYQVGDIMVIRDHINMPGMAGVNPLTGPNDERFGPRSARGVLPSLLPLAGSGPAQHGGFSLLCPPAGSGPAQHGGFSLLCPPAGSGPAQHGGFSLLCSPWQVRAPLSTGGSPFSAPRQVRAPLSTGGSPFSAPRQVRAPLSTGGSPFSARPAGSGPAQHGGVLPSLPPGRFGPRSARGVLPSLPPAGSGPAQHGGFSLLCPPAGSGPAQHGGFSLLCPPAGSGPAQHGGFSLLCPRQVRAPLSTGGSPFSAPRQVGAPLSTGGSPFSAPRQVGAPLSTGGSPFSAPRQVRAPLSTGGFSLLCPPAGSGPAQHGGFSLLCPPAGSCPAQHGGFSLLCPRQVRAPLSTWGSPFSAPGRFGPRSARGVLPSLHGGFSLLCPRQVRAPLSTGGSPFSAPGRFGPRSARGVLPSLHGGFSLLCPRQVRAPLSTGGSPFSAPGRFGPRSARGVLPSLPPAGLGPAQHGGFSLLCPRQVRALLSTGGSPFSAPPAGSGPAQHGGFSLLCPPAGSGPAQHGGFSLLCPPGRFGPRSARGVLPSLPPGRLGPRSARGVLPSLPPAGSGPAQHGGFSLLCPPGRFGPRSARGVLPSLPPGRLGPRSARGVLPSLPPAGSGPAQHGGFSLLCTGGSPFSAPGRFGPRSARGVLPSLPPAGSGPAQHGGFSLLRPPGRLGPRSARGVLPSLLPGRFGPRSARGVLPSLPPGRFGSRSARGVLPSLPPAGSGPAQHGGFSLLCPPGRFGPRSARGVLPSLPPGRFGPRSARGVLPSLPPAGSGPAQHGGFSLLCPPAGSGPAQHGGFSLLCPRQVRAPLSTGGSPFSAPGRFGPRSARGVLPSLPPGRFGPRSARGVLPSLPPGRFGPRSARGVLPSLPPAGSGPASPPCRTPTTRSCAAWRWRWARSSASAPACTRAPTAPWGAPTTRPSPSAASCTSWGPTPWG, from the exons TGGCCGGCCATGCGGGGCAGCTGGTGTTCGGGACGCTGGCGGGAGTGACCTGCCTGGTGATGAACGGTCGGTTCCACATGTACGAGGGTTACCCGCTGTGGAAG gtgaCGTTCCCGGTGCGGATCTTCTGCCTGCTGGGCGCCAAGAGCCTGATCGTGACCAACGCGGCCGGGGGGCTGAACCCCGGCTACCAGGTGGGCGACATCATGGTGATCCGGGACCACATCAACATGCCCGGCATGGCGGGCGTCAACCCGCTGACCGGCCCCAACGACGAGCG GTTCGGGCCCCGCTCAGCACGGggggttctcccttctctgctccccctggCAGGTTCGGGCCCCGCTCAGCACGGggggttctcccttctctgccccccggcaggttcgggccccgctcagcacggggggttctcccttctctgccccccggcaggttcgggccccgctcagcacggggggttctcccttctctgctccccctggCAGGTTCGGGCCCCGCTCAGCACGGggggttctcccttctctgccccccggcaggttcgggccccgctcagcacggggggttctcccttctctgccccccggcaggttcgggccccgctcagcacggggggttctcccttctctgcccgcCCGGCAGGTTCGGGCCCCGCTCAGCACGGGggggttctcccttctctgccccccggcaggttcgggccccgctcagcacggggggttctcccttctctgcccccggcaggttcgggccccgctcagcacggggggttctcccttctctgccccccggcaggttcgggccccgctcagcacggggggttctcccttctctgccccccggcaggttcgggccccgctcagcacggggggttctcccttctctgcccccggcaggttcgggccccgctcagcacggggggttctcccttctctgccccccggcaggttggggccccgctcagcacggggggttctcccttctctgccccccggcaggttggggccccgctcagcacggggggttctcccttctctgccccccggcaggttcgggccccgctcagcacgggggggttctcccttctctgccccccggcaggttcgggccccgctcagcacggggggttctcccttctctgccccccggcaggttcgtgccccgctcagcacggggggttctcccttctctgcccccggcaggttcgggccccgctcagcacgtggggttctcccttctctgcccccggcaggttcgggccccgctcagcacggggggttctcccttctctgcacggggggttctcccttctctgcccccggcaggttcgggccccgctcagcacggggggttctcccttctctgcccccggcaggttcgggccccgctcagcacggggggttctcccttctctgcacggggggttctcccttctctgcccccggcaggttcgggccccgctcagcacggggggttctcccttctctgcccccggcaggttcgggccccgctcagcacggggggttctcccttctctgcccccggcAGGTTTGGGCCCCGCTCAGCACGGggggttctcccttctctgcccccggcAGGTTCGGGCCCTGCTCAGCACGGggggttctcccttctctgcccccccggcaggttcgggccccgctcagcacggggggttctcccttctctgccccccggcaggttcgggccccgctcagcacggggggttctcccttctctgcccccccggcaggttcgggccccgctcagcacggggggttctcccttctctgccccccggcaggttggggccccgctcagcacggggggttctcccttctctgcccccggcaggttcgggccccgctcagcacggggggttctcccttctctgcccccccggcaggttcgggccccgctcagcacggggggttctcccttctctgccccccggcaggttggggccccgctcagcacggggggttctcccttctctgcccccggcaggttcgggccccgctcagcacggggggttctcccttctctgcacggggggttctcccttctctgcccccggcaggttcgggccccgctcagcacggggggttctcccttctctgcccccggcAGGTTCGGGCCCCGCTCAGCACGGGGGGTTCTCCCTTCTCCGCCCCCCCGGCAGGTTGGGGCCCCGCTCAGCACGGggggttctcccttctctgctccccggCAGGTTCGGGCCCCGCTCAGCACGGggggttctcccttctctgccccccggcaGGTTCGGGTCCCGCTCAGCACGGggggttctcccttctctgcccccggcaggttcgggccccgctcagcacggggggttctcccttctctgcccccccggcaggttcgggccccgctcagcacggggggttctcccttctctgccccccggcaggttcgggccccgctcagcacggggggttctcccttctctgcccccggcaggttcgggccccgctcagcacggggggttctcccttctctgccccccggcaggttcgggccccgctcagcacggggggttctcccttctctgcccccggcaggttcgggccccgctcagcacggggggttctcccttctctgcccccggcaggttcgggccccgctcagcacggggggttctcccttctctgccccccggcaggttcgggccccgctcagcacggggggttctcccttctctgccccccggcag gttcgggccccgctcagcacggggggttctcccttctctgcccccggcAGGTTCGGGCCCCGCTTCCCCGCCATGTCGGACGCCTACGACGAGGAGCTGCGCAGCCTGGCGCTGGCGGTGGGCAAGGAGCTCGGCTTCGGCGCCAGCCTGCACGAGGGCACCTACTGCACCTTGGGGGGCCCCAACTACGAGACCGTCGCCGAGTGCCGCTTCCTGCACAAGCTGGGGGCCGACACCGTGG